One Aliidongia dinghuensis DNA segment encodes these proteins:
- a CDS encoding Fur family transcriptional regulator, with protein MFEPKSHDHAHCIEDAIDRAELVCGARGARLTDIRRQVLELIWKRHEPIGAYDLLDALRTTHRRAAPPTVYRALDFLMEHGLVHRIESLNAYVGCPHPEQAHSGQFLICRGCGSIGELDDPEIAEAVRARAARLGFRAERQTIEVRGLCAECSRVNTEAARVVQ; from the coding sequence ATGTTCGAGCCCAAGAGCCACGACCACGCCCATTGCATCGAGGATGCGATCGACCGCGCGGAGCTCGTGTGCGGCGCGCGCGGCGCGCGGCTGACCGACATCCGCCGCCAGGTGCTGGAACTGATCTGGAAGCGCCACGAGCCGATCGGCGCCTATGATTTGCTCGACGCGCTGCGCACCACCCATCGGCGCGCGGCACCGCCGACCGTCTATCGCGCGCTCGATTTCCTGATGGAGCACGGCCTGGTGCATCGCATCGAATCGCTCAACGCCTATGTCGGCTGCCCGCACCCGGAACAGGCGCACAGCGGCCAGTTCCTGATCTGCCGCGGCTGCGGCTCGATCGGCGAGCTCGACGATCCGGAAATCGCCGAGGCGGTCCGCGCGCGCGCCGCGCGCCTGGGCTTCCGCGCCGAGCGCCAGACGATCGAGGTGCGCGGCCTCTGCGCGGAATGCAGTCGGGTCAATACTGAAGCAGCACGGGTCGTCCAATGA
- the ribB gene encoding 3,4-dihydroxy-2-butanone-4-phosphate synthase — protein MNQNDETPLTLADFGTANVRVERAAAQIRAGGGVIVVDDEDRENEGDIIFAAETISPQQMNLLIRACSGIVCLVITDERARALDLPPMVSRNTGRYGTPFTVSIEAKEGVTTGVSAADRVTTIRTAIADDCRPEDLARPGHVFPLRAHPGGVLARRGHTEATIELMQLAGRKPAGVLCEVMNEDGTMARLPELLEFARRHAMPVVTIEDLTAYIEQRAAA, from the coding sequence ATGAATCAGAATGACGAAACCCCGCTGACCCTGGCCGATTTCGGTACGGCCAACGTGCGGGTCGAGCGGGCGGCGGCCCAGATCCGGGCCGGCGGCGGCGTGATCGTCGTCGACGACGAGGATCGCGAAAACGAAGGCGACATCATCTTCGCCGCCGAGACGATTTCTCCCCAACAGATGAACCTCTTGATCCGGGCGTGCTCGGGCATCGTCTGCCTGGTCATCACCGACGAGCGGGCGAGGGCACTCGACTTGCCGCCGATGGTAAGCCGGAACACCGGGCGCTACGGCACGCCCTTCACGGTCTCGATCGAGGCCAAGGAGGGGGTGACGACCGGCGTCTCGGCCGCTGATCGGGTGACGACGATCCGCACGGCGATCGCCGACGACTGCCGGCCCGAAGACCTGGCGCGGCCGGGCCATGTCTTTCCGCTCCGGGCGCATCCGGGCGGGGTGCTCGCCCGGCGCGGCCATACGGAAGCGACGATCGAGCTCATGCAACTCGCCGGGCGCAAGCCGGCCGGCGTGCTGTGCGAGGTCATGAACGAGGACGGCACCATGGCGCGCCTGCCCGAGCTCCTGGAGTTCGCGCGACGCCACGCCATGCCCGTCGTCACCATCGAGGATCTTACGGCCTATATCGAGCAGCGGGCCGCAGCCTGA
- a CDS encoding sulfite exporter TauE/SafE family protein has translation MITDPWFYALAIPALLITSISKGGFGAGLGVLAVPLIALRLPVAEVTPILLPIICLMDAASLWGYRGRWDGRILAITLPGALIGIALGAVGVGTLPDVWLRLAIGTIAVAFPLRRWLAAPRRQRTHEGPGGEGRFSGRRPAQGVFWSFLSGITSFLANAGGPPFSIYLMTLRLDKTLFVGTTAVFFAVVNFTKLVPFAWLGLFTRTSLITSAALSPVALVGIALGFWLHRRLDPALFYRISFALVFLLGVRFVWSSAATILGTAAAG, from the coding sequence GTGATCACCGATCCCTGGTTCTATGCGTTGGCGATCCCGGCGCTGCTCATCACCAGCATTTCCAAGGGCGGTTTCGGCGCCGGGCTCGGCGTGCTCGCGGTGCCGCTCATTGCGCTCCGCCTGCCGGTCGCTGAGGTGACGCCGATCCTGCTGCCGATCATCTGCCTGATGGATGCGGCGTCGCTCTGGGGCTATCGCGGCCGCTGGGACGGCCGGATCCTGGCGATCACCCTGCCGGGCGCGCTAATCGGCATTGCGCTCGGCGCGGTCGGTGTCGGCACCCTGCCGGACGTCTGGTTGCGTCTGGCGATCGGCACGATCGCTGTCGCCTTTCCCTTGCGGCGCTGGCTCGCGGCACCACGCCGGCAACGCACCCATGAAGGGCCGGGGGGCGAGGGGCGATTCAGCGGGAGACGGCCGGCGCAGGGCGTGTTCTGGTCGTTCCTCTCCGGCATCACGAGCTTTCTCGCGAACGCCGGCGGGCCGCCGTTCTCGATCTATCTGATGACGCTCCGGCTCGACAAGACGCTGTTCGTCGGCACCACGGCGGTCTTCTTCGCCGTGGTCAATTTCACGAAGCTCGTGCCATTCGCCTGGCTCGGCCTGTTCACGCGCACGAGCCTCATCACCTCGGCGGCGTTGAGCCCCGTGGCGCTCGTCGGCATTGCGCTCGGCTTCTGGCTGCACCGGCGCCTCGATCCAGCGCTGTTCTACCGGATCTCCTTTGCGCTGGTGTTCCTGCTGGGCGTGCGCTTCGTCTGGAGCAGTGCGGCGACCATCCTCGGAACCGCTGCCGCCGGTTAG
- a CDS encoding xanthine dehydrogenase family protein molybdopterin-binding subunit: protein MSAQSAIGRFGSGREVRRIEDAALLAGRGRFTDDVATAGQTALAFLRSPHAHARIVSIDASEALAMPGVVAVLTGADLVAAGVKPLPLAPMFKRPDGSPAETPLRPALAHEVVRFVGEAVAAVIAETRDQAKDALEGIQVEYEELPVVTALADAVAPGAPQVWPAASDNIAAQMRHGDAAATDAAFAAAAHVVSLDVVNQRLAPTPLEPRSALGIYDAATDRLTLRLSSQMPSGARDTLCNAVLGIPTDKVRVVVDDVGGGFGMKTGLYPEDIVVAYAARQLKRPVKWTAERIEEFLAATHGRDTESRAELALDANGKVLGYRVRSLCNMGAYAGTSGIIIQLLIGPWVTTSIYDIRTIDLELNAVLTNTAPTAAYRGAGRPEAIFLIERLFDVAARELGLDPAEIRRRNLIDPQQMPYTNAMGQTYDSGKFGSVLTQALELAQWDAFPAREAASRARGKLRGGGLASFLEWTGGNVFEERVTVAVSGAGEIEVYAATMPMGQGIATSYAQLVVDTFGVPIDKIRIIMGDTDRGQGFGSAGSRSLFTAGSAIRHATEQAVTTGRELAGDVLEAAAVDIEYAEGVFRVAGTDREIGLFELADRQPDRRIFVDMTSKVQGPSWPNGAHICEVEVDPDTGVVEIQSYVSANDVGRVVNPLIVRGQLDGGAVQGIGQALGEYMRYDEASGQAVTASLMDYAMPRADILRDFVHVLDQSTPCLNNPLGVKGVGELGTIGATPAVVNAVADALVRAGRASEADALQMPLTPLKLWQALH, encoded by the coding sequence ATGTCGGCGCAATCGGCGATCGGACGTTTCGGCAGCGGCCGTGAGGTGCGGCGGATCGAGGACGCGGCCCTGCTCGCCGGGCGCGGCCGGTTCACGGACGACGTCGCGACCGCCGGCCAGACGGCGCTCGCTTTCCTGCGCTCGCCCCACGCCCATGCGCGCATCGTCTCGATCGATGCCAGCGAGGCGCTCGCCATGCCGGGCGTCGTCGCCGTGCTGACCGGCGCCGACCTGGTCGCGGCCGGCGTGAAGCCGCTGCCGCTGGCACCAATGTTCAAGAGGCCGGACGGCTCACCCGCCGAGACGCCGTTGCGTCCGGCGCTCGCCCACGAGGTCGTCCGCTTCGTCGGCGAGGCGGTTGCCGCTGTGATCGCCGAGACGCGCGACCAGGCGAAGGACGCGCTCGAGGGCATCCAGGTCGAGTACGAGGAGTTGCCGGTCGTGACCGCCCTCGCGGATGCCGTAGCGCCCGGCGCGCCGCAGGTCTGGCCGGCCGCGAGCGACAATATCGCGGCGCAGATGCGGCACGGCGATGCCGCGGCGACCGACGCCGCCTTCGCGGCCGCCGCTCATGTCGTCTCACTCGACGTCGTCAACCAGCGCCTGGCGCCGACGCCCTTGGAGCCGCGCAGCGCGCTCGGCATCTACGACGCCGCGACCGATCGGCTGACGCTCCGCCTTTCGAGCCAGATGCCGTCGGGCGCCCGTGACACGCTGTGCAATGCCGTGCTCGGCATTCCGACCGACAAGGTGCGCGTGGTCGTCGACGATGTCGGCGGCGGCTTCGGCATGAAGACCGGCCTCTATCCGGAAGATATCGTCGTGGCCTATGCGGCGCGCCAGCTGAAGCGGCCGGTGAAATGGACGGCCGAGCGGATCGAGGAATTCCTGGCCGCGACCCACGGGCGCGACACCGAGAGCCGGGCCGAGCTGGCGCTCGACGCGAACGGCAAGGTGCTGGGCTATCGCGTCCGCTCGCTCTGCAACATGGGCGCCTATGCCGGCACGTCGGGCATCATCATCCAGCTGCTGATCGGCCCCTGGGTCACGACCAGCATCTACGACATCCGCACGATCGATCTCGAACTGAATGCCGTGCTGACCAACACCGCACCGACCGCCGCCTATCGCGGCGCCGGCCGGCCGGAGGCGATCTTCCTGATCGAGCGGCTGTTCGACGTAGCCGCGCGCGAACTCGGCCTCGACCCGGCCGAGATCCGCCGGCGCAACCTGATCGATCCGCAGCAGATGCCCTACACCAACGCCATGGGCCAGACCTACGACAGCGGCAAGTTCGGCTCGGTCCTGACCCAGGCGCTCGAGCTCGCGCAATGGGACGCGTTCCCGGCACGCGAGGCGGCATCGCGCGCCCGCGGCAAGCTGCGCGGCGGCGGCCTCGCCTCGTTCCTCGAATGGACCGGCGGCAACGTGTTCGAGGAGCGTGTCACGGTCGCGGTCTCAGGCGCGGGCGAGATCGAGGTCTATGCCGCGACCATGCCGATGGGCCAGGGCATCGCGACCTCCTACGCCCAGCTGGTGGTCGACACGTTCGGCGTGCCGATCGACAAGATCCGCATCATCATGGGCGACACCGACCGCGGCCAGGGCTTCGGCAGTGCCGGCTCGCGCTCGCTCTTCACTGCAGGCTCGGCGATCCGGCACGCCACCGAACAGGCAGTCACGACCGGACGCGAGCTCGCGGGCGACGTGCTCGAGGCCGCCGCCGTCGACATCGAATATGCCGAGGGCGTGTTCCGCGTCGCCGGCACCGATCGTGAGATCGGCCTGTTCGAGCTGGCGGACCGCCAGCCCGACCGTCGCATCTTCGTCGACATGACGAGCAAGGTGCAGGGGCCGAGCTGGCCCAACGGCGCCCATATCTGCGAGGTCGAGGTCGATCCGGACACCGGCGTGGTCGAGATCCAGTCCTACGTCTCGGCCAACGACGTCGGCCGCGTCGTCAACCCGCTGATCGTGCGCGGCCAGCTCGACGGCGGCGCCGTGCAGGGCATCGGTCAGGCGCTGGGCGAATACATGCGCTACGACGAGGCGTCCGGTCAGGCAGTGACGGCGAGCCTCATGGACTATGCGATGCCGCGCGCCGATATCTTGCGCGACTTCGTCCATGTGCTCGACCAGTCGACGCCGTGTCTCAACAACCCGCTCGGCGTCAAGGGCGTGGGCGAGCTCGGCACGATCGGTGCCACGCCTGCGGTGGTGAACGCGGTCGCCGATGCGCTCGTCCGCGCCGGCCGAGCGTCGGAAGCAGATGCGCTGCAGATGCCGCTGACGCCGCTCAAGCTCTGGCAGGCGTTGCACTAA
- a CDS encoding 6-pyruvoyl trahydropterin synthase family protein, with protein sequence MAYDIEITKEFRFDAAHCLPNMPDGHMYRRLHGHSFRVEVSLDGAPDPKLGWIADFSEVDRVLAGLAAELDHTTLNEIPGLENPTLEVIGTWIFERAAERLSGVVRVTIHRDSIGERCTIRRRGA encoded by the coding sequence TTGGCCTACGACATCGAAATCACCAAGGAATTCCGCTTCGACGCGGCCCATTGCCTGCCGAACATGCCGGACGGGCACATGTATCGCCGCCTGCACGGCCATTCCTTCCGGGTCGAGGTCTCGCTCGACGGCGCGCCCGACCCGAAGCTCGGCTGGATTGCCGACTTCAGCGAGGTCGACCGGGTGCTGGCCGGCCTCGCGGCCGAGCTCGACCACACGACCCTGAACGAGATCCCCGGCCTCGAAAACCCGACCCTGGAAGTGATCGGCACCTGGATCTTCGAACGCGCCGCAGAGCGCCTGTCCGGAGTCGTCCGCGTGACAATCCACCGCGATTCGATCGGCGAGCGCTGCACGATCCGGCGGCGCGGCGCCTGA
- the queE gene encoding 7-carboxy-7-deazaguanine synthase: MTYTVKELFHTLQGEGGQAGRSAVFCRFAGCNLWSGREADRASATCQFCDTDFVGTDGPGGGKFADAAALADRILATWAAGSERRYVVMTGGEPLLQLDRPVIDALHARGFEIAVETNGTIEPPQGLDWICVSPKQGADLVARRGSELKVVYPQPGQDLDALARLDFQHFFLQPMDGPDRAANTAAAVAYCLAHPHWRLSLQTHKFIGIA, encoded by the coding sequence ATGACCTACACCGTCAAGGAACTGTTCCACACCCTGCAGGGTGAGGGTGGACAGGCCGGTCGTTCGGCCGTCTTTTGCCGTTTTGCCGGCTGCAACCTGTGGTCCGGCCGCGAGGCCGACCGGGCGTCGGCAACCTGTCAATTCTGCGATACCGACTTCGTTGGCACGGATGGCCCGGGCGGCGGCAAGTTCGCCGATGCCGCGGCGCTCGCCGACCGTATCCTCGCGACTTGGGCCGCCGGATCCGAGCGGCGCTATGTGGTGATGACCGGCGGCGAGCCGCTGTTGCAGCTGGACCGGCCGGTCATCGACGCCCTCCATGCCCGCGGCTTCGAGATCGCGGTCGAGACCAACGGCACGATCGAACCGCCGCAAGGGCTCGACTGGATCTGCGTCAGCCCGAAGCAAGGGGCTGACCTGGTCGCCCGGCGCGGCTCGGAACTCAAGGTCGTCTATCCCCAGCCGGGACAGGACCTGGATGCGCTCGCCCGGCTCGATTTCCAGCATTTCTTCCTGCAGCCCATGGACGGGCCCGACCGCGCGGCCAATACCGCCGCCGCCGTCGCCTATTGCCTTGCCCATCCGCACTGGCGCCTGTCGCTGCAGACCCACAAATTTATTGGGATCGCCTGA
- a CDS encoding MBL fold metallo-hydrolase, whose product MTPDITGFFDETTKTVSYLVADPETGAAAIIDPVLDFDPATGAASTVNADQIIDTVRQRHFEVQWLLETHIHADHLSAGAYLKERLGGQRAIGAGVRQVRATFADQFALDPDSPLEFDHLFAPEEAFRIGRLDARALATPGHTPACLSYLIGDAIFLGDTLFMPDCGTARADFPGGDARTLYRSIRRILALPDETRLFVGHDYPPATRPADWMTTVPDERAGNTHVRDGIDEAAFVAMREARDATLDLPRLFHPAVRFNLGGGLSQR is encoded by the coding sequence ATGACGCCCGACATCACCGGCTTCTTCGACGAGACGACGAAGACCGTTTCCTACCTGGTGGCGGATCCCGAGACCGGCGCTGCGGCGATCATCGACCCGGTGCTCGATTTCGATCCCGCGACCGGTGCCGCCTCGACCGTGAATGCCGACCAGATCATCGACACGGTCCGGCAGCGGCATTTCGAGGTGCAGTGGCTGCTCGAAACCCACATCCATGCCGACCATCTGTCGGCAGGCGCCTATCTCAAAGAGCGGCTGGGCGGCCAGCGGGCGATTGGTGCCGGCGTCCGCCAGGTCCGCGCGACCTTCGCCGACCAGTTCGCCCTCGACCCGGACAGCCCGCTCGAGTTCGATCACCTGTTCGCGCCGGAGGAGGCGTTCCGCATCGGCCGGCTCGACGCCCGGGCGCTCGCGACGCCGGGCCACACGCCGGCCTGCCTCAGCTATCTGATCGGCGACGCGATCTTCCTCGGCGACACGCTGTTCATGCCGGACTGCGGCACCGCGCGCGCGGATTTCCCCGGCGGCGACGCGCGCACGCTTTATCGCTCGATCCGCCGCATCCTGGCTCTGCCGGACGAGACCCGGCTGTTCGTCGGCCATGATTATCCGCCGGCGACGCGGCCGGCCGACTGGATGACCACGGTGCCGGATGAGCGCGCCGGCAATACCCATGTGCGCGACGGCATCGACGAGGCAGCCTTCGTCGCCATGCGCGAGGCGCGCGACGCGACGCTCGACCTGCCCCGGCTGTTCCATCCGGCCGTGCGCTTCAACCTGGGCGGCGGCCTGTCCCAGCGCTAG
- the pdeM gene encoding ligase-associated DNA damage response endonuclease PdeM, whose translation MNAPFAIPAHAPAPAPATKPLALSLAGVDLLAEPSGALWWPAERTLVVADLHFEKGAAFARRGTLLPPYDTRATLATLAALIERLAPARVVALGDSFHDADGAEQIGHDDAERLAMLVAHQDWIWIAGNHDPAPGPALGGRIVPDALRLGPLTLRHEAARDTAPGELSGHFHPKAGISIHGRRLTCRCFVADDRRVILPAFGAYAGGLDVRDPAIADLFPNGFAAYLAGKTRLTMVPFPKAPDAQRPLPFDEVETVRTDR comes from the coding sequence GTGAACGCACCATTCGCCATACCGGCCCACGCCCCCGCCCCCGCCCCTGCCACGAAGCCGCTCGCCCTGTCGCTCGCCGGCGTCGATCTTCTCGCCGAGCCGAGCGGTGCGCTGTGGTGGCCCGCCGAGCGGACGCTTGTGGTCGCCGACCTGCATTTCGAGAAGGGTGCCGCCTTCGCCCGGCGCGGCACCCTGCTGCCGCCCTACGACACGCGCGCGACGCTGGCAACTCTGGCAGCACTGATCGAGCGCCTCGCCCCGGCGCGAGTCGTAGCACTCGGCGACTCGTTCCATGACGCCGACGGCGCCGAACAGATCGGCCACGACGACGCTGAGCGGCTGGCGATGCTGGTCGCGCACCAGGACTGGATCTGGATCGCCGGCAACCATGATCCGGCACCCGGCCCGGCGCTTGGCGGCCGCATCGTCCCGGATGCGCTGCGGCTGGGTCCGCTCACGCTGCGCCACGAAGCCGCGCGTGACACTGCGCCCGGCGAGCTCAGCGGCCATTTCCACCCCAAGGCCGGCATCTCGATCCATGGCCGGCGGCTCACCTGCCGCTGCTTCGTCGCCGACGACCGGCGCGTGATCCTGCCGGCGTTCGGCGCCTATGCCGGCGGGCTGGACGTGCGCGATCCGGCGATCGCCGATCTGTTCCCGAACGGCTTCGCCGCCTATCTCGCGGGCAAGACGCGCTTGACCATGGTACCGTTCCCGAAAGCGCCCGATGCGCAGCGGCCATTGCCGTTCGACGAGGTCGAAACCGTGAGGACCGATCGATGA
- a CDS encoding intradiol ring-cleavage dioxygenase yields the protein MKTMPITRRQALTGLALTAAARPTLAAAAAPPDTAGLLPATNVCVLTAQSVEGPFYFDPKLERSDITDGRVGVPLHLLFQIVDAGTCAPLAGARVDVWHADADGFYSGYDQPDNHGDTSVKAARFLRGTQFADRTGLVRFDTIYPGWYRGRTPHIHFKVLLDQTCVLNGQLYLPDALSEFIYQHVPPYNRRKEARDTTNATDGILRMGGGGHGAFCSIKEEADRYLASLVVATDRNSKTIADRPGDFPGGPPPEGMPHGPPPGPPPTTARPRPTGWERSLVPGAPK from the coding sequence ATGAAGACAATGCCGATCACGCGGCGACAGGCCTTGACCGGGCTCGCTCTCACCGCGGCGGCCCGGCCGACCCTGGCCGCGGCCGCCGCACCGCCGGACACGGCCGGCCTGCTGCCGGCGACGAATGTCTGCGTGCTGACGGCCCAGTCGGTCGAAGGGCCGTTCTATTTCGACCCGAAGCTCGAACGGTCCGACATTACCGACGGCCGGGTCGGTGTGCCGCTGCACCTTTTGTTCCAGATCGTCGACGCCGGAACCTGCGCGCCGCTCGCGGGCGCCCGCGTCGACGTCTGGCACGCGGATGCCGACGGGTTCTATTCCGGCTACGACCAGCCGGACAATCACGGCGACACGAGCGTCAAGGCGGCCCGTTTCCTGCGCGGCACCCAGTTCGCCGACCGGACGGGCCTCGTCCGCTTCGACACGATCTATCCCGGCTGGTACCGCGGGCGGACGCCGCACATCCATTTCAAGGTCCTGCTGGACCAGACCTGCGTGCTGAACGGCCAGCTCTATCTGCCCGACGCGCTCAGCGAGTTCATCTATCAGCACGTCCCGCCCTACAACCGCCGCAAGGAAGCACGCGACACGACCAACGCCACGGACGGGATCCTGCGGATGGGCGGCGGCGGGCACGGCGCGTTCTGCTCGATCAAGGAAGAGGCCGACCGCTATCTGGCATCGCTCGTCGTCGCTACGGATCGGAACAGCAAGACGATCGCCGACCGTCCTGGAGACTTTCCCGGCGGCCCACCGCCCGAGGGTATGCCACACGGTCCGCCCCCCGGTCCCCCGCCGACTACAGCGCGGCCCCGGCCCACCGGCTGGGAGCGCTCCCTCGTTCCGGGCGCGCCCAAATAG
- a CDS encoding DUF3313 domain-containing protein, with protein MSSPVPMRPLSILAVCAALASCASPDPVSYTGLASASYLKPNTQDTTGRIPYRYSGPTDWRGYSRVIIDPVEIYQGADNQFGDMDQEDRAELASYMRSQFTQKLGQRFTLTDRPASGTLRVKLTLTGAATNTAFLSTFTRFDIAGGLYNGVQAIRGREGMMTGSVIYAVEIYDATSNQLLDAFVTKQYPGAYNVGASIGSLAAAKTGIDKGADALAEQLT; from the coding sequence ATGTCCAGTCCAGTGCCCATGCGGCCGCTGTCGATCCTTGCTGTCTGTGCCGCATTGGCCAGCTGCGCGAGTCCCGACCCTGTGTCCTACACGGGCCTTGCCTCCGCGTCCTATTTGAAGCCCAACACGCAGGATACGACCGGCCGGATTCCGTATCGTTATTCCGGTCCGACGGACTGGCGCGGCTATTCGAGGGTCATCATCGATCCGGTCGAGATCTACCAGGGTGCCGACAACCAATTCGGCGACATGGACCAGGAGGATCGTGCCGAACTCGCCAGCTATATGCGAAGCCAGTTCACCCAGAAACTGGGGCAGCGCTTCACGCTTACGGACCGGCCGGCGTCGGGCACGCTGCGCGTCAAGCTGACCCTGACGGGTGCCGCGACGAATACCGCGTTTCTCAGCACCTTCACCCGGTTCGATATCGCCGGCGGCCTCTATAACGGCGTCCAGGCCATCCGAGGGCGCGAAGGCATGATGACGGGCTCCGTGATCTACGCCGTCGAGATCTACGACGCCACCAGCAACCAGCTGCTCGACGCGTTCGTGACGAAGCAATATCCGGGCGCCTACAACGTCGGCGCCAGCATAGGATCGCTCGCGGCCGCCAAGACCGGCATCGACAAGGGTGCCGATGCGCTGGCCGAGCAGCTCACATGA
- a CDS encoding DUF6726 family protein gives MVKRYAWSPGRGLMLIMVLSAGLAGCGVVALPVRTASAVVKTVPVAGHVAAAPLDAAADAID, from the coding sequence ATGGTCAAGCGTTACGCATGGAGCCCAGGACGAGGTCTGATGCTGATCATGGTCTTAAGCGCAGGCCTGGCCGGCTGCGGCGTCGTGGCGTTGCCGGTCCGCACGGCCAGCGCCGTGGTCAAGACGGTCCCGGTGGCAGGCCATGTTGCCGCCGCCCCCCTCGACGCGGCGGCCGACGCCATCGACTGA
- a CDS encoding fatty acid desaturase family protein, translating into MTPNDPSGDERDALRRSTRAFERPTLGRSLWQMANSFLPFLATCALMYWTLTFSPLLTAALGVAAAGFLVRIFIIQHDCGHGSFFRSRAANNAVGTLCSLVTFTPYLMWRRQHAGHHSHWNNLDRRLSGTDIYSGCLTLAEYQALPGTQRRLYRVMQHPVVSWLVLPPLVFTLLYRLPFDAPRSWRRERWAVQLTNLALLALYLGLGFALGFRTVLLVQGPVLALGAIVGVWLFSVQHRFEDALWTRQPAWHPVSASIEGSSYLELPALLQWFTGNIGFHHVHHLNPRIPNYRLEACHDATPALQTAFVMKPWHALKSWRAALWDEGTARMVPIPKSVPLFAEADTVSDRVG; encoded by the coding sequence ATGACCCCGAACGACCCGTCCGGCGACGAGCGCGACGCGCTTCGCCGCAGCACCCGCGCCTTCGAGCGCCCCACGCTCGGGCGCAGCCTGTGGCAGATGGCGAACTCGTTCCTGCCGTTCCTTGCCACCTGCGCGCTTATGTACTGGACGCTTACCTTCTCTCCCCTGCTGACCGCGGCCTTGGGTGTCGCCGCCGCGGGCTTTCTCGTGCGCATCTTCATCATCCAGCACGATTGCGGCCATGGCTCGTTCTTCCGCTCGCGCGCGGCCAACAACGCGGTCGGCACGCTGTGCAGCCTGGTAACCTTCACGCCCTACCTGATGTGGCGGCGCCAGCATGCCGGCCATCACAGCCATTGGAACAATCTCGACCGCCGGCTGTCGGGCACCGACATCTATTCGGGCTGCCTGACGCTCGCGGAATACCAGGCGCTGCCCGGCACCCAGCGCCGGCTCTATCGGGTCATGCAGCATCCTGTCGTCTCCTGGCTCGTCCTGCCGCCGCTCGTCTTCACGCTGCTCTACCGGCTGCCGTTCGATGCGCCGCGCTCCTGGCGCCGGGAACGCTGGGCGGTGCAACTGACCAACTTGGCACTGCTCGCTCTCTATCTGGGGCTAGGCTTCGCGCTGGGCTTCCGCACCGTGTTGCTGGTCCAGGGACCGGTTCTCGCCCTCGGCGCGATCGTCGGCGTCTGGCTGTTCTCGGTCCAGCACCGGTTCGAGGACGCGCTCTGGACGCGGCAGCCGGCGTGGCACCCGGTCTCGGCCTCGATCGAGGGCAGCTCCTATCTCGAACTGCCGGCCCTCTTGCAATGGTTCACCGGCAACATCGGCTTCCACCATGTGCACCATCTGAACCCGCGCATCCCGAACTACCGGCTCGAAGCCTGCCATGACGCGACCCCGGCCCTGCAGACGGCCTTCGTCATGAAGCCCTGGCACGCGCTCAAGTCCTGGCGCGCGGCGCTCTGGGACGAAGGCACGGCACGCATGGTGCCGATCCCGAAGTCGGTGCCGTTGTTCGCAGAGGCCGATACGGTCAGCGATCGCGTCGGGTGA
- a CDS encoding TetR/AcrR family transcriptional regulator, with amino-acid sequence MENAARSERSRNAAIQAALTIIARDGPGRLTLDAIARESGISKGGVMHHFRTKGAVVKALLEHQIEHFEKFGRDYRAALPPGHPEPELATRIATSREAISTQNSVAFAVIGALAEEPGLMSIVREIDATAVELIKAEATDPDLALLRWEAARGLIITSLLGHCPLTVEQRQRLFDRLLDSRQWAALAKAAPQGV; translated from the coding sequence ATGGAGAATGCCGCCCGCTCCGAACGTTCCCGCAACGCCGCCATCCAGGCCGCGCTGACCATCATCGCGCGCGATGGCCCGGGTCGGCTCACGCTCGACGCCATCGCGCGCGAAAGCGGCATCAGCAAAGGCGGCGTGATGCACCATTTCCGCACCAAGGGCGCGGTGGTGAAGGCGCTGCTCGAGCATCAGATCGAGCATTTCGAGAAATTCGGCCGCGATTATAGGGCCGCCCTGCCCCCGGGGCATCCCGAGCCGGAACTCGCGACACGAATCGCGACGTCGCGCGAGGCCATCTCCACCCAGAACTCGGTCGCCTTCGCCGTCATCGGCGCGCTCGCCGAAGAGCCTGGCCTCATGTCCATCGTTCGAGAGATCGATGCGACAGCGGTGGAACTCATCAAGGCCGAGGCAACCGATCCGGATCTGGCGCTCCTCCGCTGGGAAGCCGCCAGAGGCCTCATCATCACATCTCTGCTGGGGCATTGCCCGCTCACGGTAGAGCAGCGGCAACGCTTGTTCGATCGCCTGCTCGACAGCCGGCAATGGGCCGCACTGGCGAAGGCCGCGCCCCAGGGTGTTTAG